From Sediminispirochaeta bajacaliforniensis DSM 16054:
GACCGGAACCTTACTAATCGCCAAAAGTGAAAAACAGGTTGATATGACTAAATGGCAGAAAAAATAGTACGCTGACTCTACCTGATTCAGAGGCCGCCCGAATGTGGGCGGCCTTTTTCATCGCTTTATTCAGCGGCGTTTTTTATAGTTTGAGCGGGCAACAAAGGATGCAAGAAGAAGAAAGCCGGACATCGCCACAAAGACCGAGGGGATGGAGAAATGAATGGAAAGCACGGATCCGATTAGCGGGCTTATGGCCCATCCTAGGCTTCCCACCGTTGTTTGTATGCCGAAAAGGGTACCTCGATTTTCTGCGCTGGTTAAACTGGTAAGATGACTTTGCATCAACGGCTCAAGACCTCCGGCAAAGAAAGAGCCTGCGACGAAAAATACGGTGAATCCCATTATACTGTTCATGACCGAAGCAGGCAAAACCAGGATTGATGCCGCCAGAGCAAAGATCGATATAAGTTTTAGCCGGGGATGACGATCACCCAGTTTACCGAGCAGAATTCCGGAGATGGCGGTTACCAGTCCTATGACTCCCGAGATGGCCCCCATAATGGCAGCAGCTCCCTCTACCTTGCCCCGAAGCAGTTGAACCTGGATCGGCAGAAATGGGGTAGGCATACTTCTTGCGGCCCTGAGGAGAAAAAGGATGATGAGGAGGGGGGCTATTTGTTGCCAGGGCAATGCCCTGACCGCTTCGCCGAATGCGGAAATACCCCGTTTCCCTTCTTCTTTATCCCTCTGTTTTCGTCCCTCTTTCGGTTCCCGTACCAGAAAAAGAACGAGAATAAAGCTGGTAAGCATGACACCGCTGCCGATCAGAAAGCTTACCCGATAGCCCAGATATTCGGCAGAGAGTCCTCCTATTGTGGGCCCGATGATATACCCGATGAAGGTACTGGAGGCAAGAAGGCCAAGAGATGAGGATAGCTTATCCGAGGGCGTTCCTGCCGCAACTAAGGTTGCGGCTGCGGTTACTGTTCCCGTAAAAAAGCCTTGACAAAGTCGGAGTAAGAGGACCGACATGGGGCTATGAACGGTACTCATAATCGCGAGAATGATGGTTCCCGTTGCCATCGCGCGAAGCATCATCAGTTTTCTTCCGTAACGATCCGAAAGTGCTCCCCATATCGGAGCTGCGATTCCCATGGAAATACCGGGAACCGCACTGATCCAGCCAACCCACTGTTTCAACTCAACGGGATCGGTGACCCCCAGTTCCTGAAGAAAAAAGGGAATAAAAGGAAGTACGAAGCCAAATCCCGTGAGACTGAGGATCTGGGTGAACCAAACTGTATAGAGATTTCGTTGCCAGTGTTCCATTTATGTGAGATTATCATGAAGAATCAAAAGGGTGAATCTATCTGACTGCATCTTGCGGTTTTTTTGCAAGGACAAGGAGAGGGATGATGTCGCCACAAAACGAACGGGAAGCGTTCCGGGGTCTTGCGGTCAAGCGGCGAGGCACAAAGCCGTGGGCGCGGGATCTGAAACGATATATCAGGGGGCCGCGGCATCGCTGGATCGTAACCGCTCCTTTCTCATTTCGTCCTTCTCTTCGCCGAGAGCTGGAGGAGCTGGCTCTGCAATCGATTGAGAAGCATGGAGCCGGTTTTTGCTTCGAGGCAAGGATTTCCGAGATATATTCCGTTTTGATGCGCCTTCAATGTGCTTCGAGGCTCTTTCTTCTGGTCGACAGCTTTCGTGCGGGGGCAGCGGAAGAACTTTACCGAAGGATCGTTACCATTCCCTGGGAATTACTGCTCCACGACGGAATCGCTCTTTCTGTACATGTCTCCCTGCGTCGCTGCAGAATCGAGCACGAAGGAGCTGCTGAACATACCCTCTACCAGGCTCTGGAACGACGTGCTGAAGAGGCTGGAGTCTTCCTTTCCGTATCCACTGATGCTCCTTCTCAGATGATTGAGCTCTTCGGAGAGGATAACCATTTTGAACTGCGCCTGGATGCCTGCGGGGATCAGCTTTAT
This genomic window contains:
- a CDS encoding MFS transporter codes for the protein MEHWQRNLYTVWFTQILSLTGFGFVLPFIPFFLQELGVTDPVELKQWVGWISAVPGISMGIAAPIWGALSDRYGRKLMMLRAMATGTIILAIMSTVHSPMSVLLLRLCQGFFTGTVTAAATLVAAGTPSDKLSSSLGLLASSTFIGYIIGPTIGGLSAEYLGYRVSFLIGSGVMLTSFILVLFLVREPKEGRKQRDKEEGKRGISAFGEAVRALPWQQIAPLLIILFLLRAARSMPTPFLPIQVQLLRGKVEGAAAIMGAISGVIGLVTAISGILLGKLGDRHPRLKLISIFALAASILVLPASVMNSIMGFTVFFVAGSFFAGGLEPLMQSHLTSLTSAENRGTLFGIQTTVGSLGWAISPLIGSVLSIHFSIPSVFVAMSGFLLLASFVARSNYKKRR